CACCGTGCCGTCGGTCAGGTGCAGGTGGTAGACCACCGACGGCGCGGTGGTGATGAGGTCGAGGTTGAACTCCCGCTCCAGCCGCTCCCGCACGATCTCGAGATGCAGAAGGCCGAGGAAACCGCAGCGGAACCCGAAGCCGAGCGCGGCGGAGGTTTCCATCTCGTACTCGAAGCTCGCGTCGTTGAGGCGCAGCTTGGCCAGAGAGTCGCGCAGATGCTCGAAATCCGAGGCGTCGATCGGGAACAGGCCGCAGAACACCACGGGCTGCGCCGGCTTGAAGCCCGGAAGCGGCTTGTCGGCGGGCACGCGGTCGTCGGTGATCGTGTCGCCGACATTGGTGTCGGCCACCTCCTTGATCGCGGCGGTGATGAAGCCGATCTCGCCCGGCCCAAGCTCGTCCACCATCAGGCCCTTGGGCGTGAACACGCCGACGCGGTCGACCGGGTGCGCGGCACCCGTCGCCATCATGCGGACCTTCATGCCCTTTTTCAGGACGCCGTCCACCACGCGCACCAGCACGATGACGCCGAGGTAGGCGTCGTACCAGCTGTCGACCAGCAGGGCCTTGAGCGGCGCCTTGCGGTCGCCCTTGGGCGCAGGCAGGCGCGTGACGATGGCTTCCAGCACGTCCTCGATCCCGAGGCCCGTCTTGGCCGAGATCATCACCGCGTCGGAGGCGTCGAGGCCGATCACGTCCTCGATCTGCGCGCGCACGCGGTCGGGTTCGGCTGCGGGCAGGTCGATCTTGTTGAGGACCGGCACGATCTCGTGGTTCTGCTCGATCGCGGCATAGACATTGGCGAGCGTCTGCGCCTCGACCCCCTGGCTCGCGTCGACGACGAGGAGCGAGCCCTCGCAGGCGGCAAGACTGCGCGAGACCTCGTAGGCGAAGTCCACGTGCCCGGGCGTGTCGATGAGGTTCAGCGTGTACTGCTTGCCGTCCTTGGCGTCGTAGAGCAGGCGGACGGTCTGCGCCTTGATCGTGATGCCGCGTTCCCGCTCGATATCCATCGAGTCGAGCACCTGCTCCTTCATCTCACGGTCGGCGAGGCCGCCGCACTTGTGGATGAGGCGGTCGGCGAGCGTCGACTTCCCGTGGTCGATGTGGGCGACGATGGAGAAGTTGCGGATACGGTCGAGGTCGGTCATGAGGCGGGCATGTAGCACCCCTTTGCCCCCGCGCCAAGCGGTGTCCGCGAGGCAAGGCGCGGGGGCAGGGGGAAAGCGGCAGGCGGCTCAGCCCTTGAGCGCCATCGCGCGCATGGAAAGCGCCTCCATGTCCGCCACCTGGGCGTAGCGGTCGGCCTGCGCGCGGTAGGCGAGGAAGCTCTCGTGCACGCGGGTCGCGACGTCGTTCTTCGCTGCGATCTCGGCCAGAACCTCGCCCGAGGCGGCGGCCAGCGCGCCGATCACGTCGGCCGGCATCTTGCGCAGTTCCACGCCCTCCTCGGCGAGCAGCGGGTCGAGCGAGACGACGTTGTGGTAGGTGAAGTCGGCGAACGCCTCGGCCGAGGAGGCAAGCGCCGCCGCCCTCACGATGGCCTGCAGGTCGGGCGAGAGCCCCTCGAACGCCGCCTTGTTGACCACAAGCTCCAACGCCGGGCCAAGCTCGTGGAAGGCGGGCATGTAGTAGTACTTGGCGACGCGGTAGAGGCCGAAGGCGCGGTCGTTCCACGGCCCCACCCATTCGGCCGCGTCGACCGTGCCGGACTGCATCGCCGGGAAGATCTCGCCCGGCGGCATCAGCACCGTGTTGACGCCGATGCGGCGCATGACCTCGCCGCCGAGGCCCGCGATGCGCATCTTGAGGCCCTGCATGTCGTCGAGGCTCTCGATCGGCTTGCGGAACCAGCCGCCCGCCTGCGGACCGGAGGAACCGGCATAGAAGGGCAGGACGCCGAAGGGGGCGTAGGCCTCGTCCCACAGCGCCTGGCCGCCGCCGAAGCGCAGCCAGCCCTGATGCTCCTGCGCGGTCAGGCCGAAGGGCACGCCGGTGAAATAGTGGAAGACCGGGTTCTTGCCCTGCCAGTAGTAGGGCGTGCCGTGGCCAAGCTCTGCCGTGCCGCCGGAGACGGCGTCGAACACCTCGAACGGCGGCACCATCTCGCCCGCGCCATAGACCTCGACATTCAGGCGGCCGCCCGACATCTCGGTAATCATGGCGGCGAGCCGTTCCCCGTTCACGCCGACGCCGGGCGTGCCCTTGGGCCAGGCCATGACCATGCGCCAGGTCTTCGCCTCCTGCGCACGCACGATGGCGGGCGCGGCGAATGTCGCAGCGCCCGCTCCGAGGCCTAGCGCCAGCGCGCCGCGGCGGCTGACCGTGGAGAGGGGAGAGGTGGATGTCGTGTCGCTCATGGGCGTTTCCCCGGGATATGCCCCCGTCGATGCATCGGGCCGGGGGACGTGGTTGAGAGGTGGAGAGACTGGCAATCGTTCGCCGGCGCCGCCTTGATCCTGCTCACATGGCGAGCGGCGAGACACCGAACAGGTGGGCGTGGCCCAAGAGGACCGCGAAATAGAGGGCACCGGCGACGAGGATTCGCAAGGGGCCCGTCTCTGACACGGCGCGCAGCAGCTTCTGCCGCCCGGTCAGGATAGCTCCGAACGGGATATAGGAAGTGACCGCGGTGTAGCGCGCGTAATCCTCCCGCCGCAGGGCGCGGAACTTGGCATCCTGCGCCATCGGGCCGAAGATGGCGAGCACGGTCAGCCCGCCGAAGAAGACGAGATCCGCGGGCGTCGAATTGTTGAGCAGGTGCGCGATGCCCCACAGCCCGATGCCCCACATGACCGGGTGGCGGGTGATCCGCAGGACGCCGGTTGCGGGCTCCACCGCCTGAAGCTGCCCCGCCTGGCCGACGGCGGTCGGATTGCGGCCCAGCACGCCCGGAACGAGCAGCAGGAAGGCAAGCGCCACGAGGATCAGCGACAGGTGCCGCCCGCCCACGCCTGCGTCCCAAACGGGCGCGCCGACGGGCGCCTGTGCATAGGCAATGGCCATCCAGAAGAGACCCAGCACGGAGACGAGCGAGAAGAGGCCGAGCCACGCGGCTTCCCCCATGCGCGCGACGAGCGCGGTCCGCAGGGGGCTCGACGAGGCAAGGTGGATGCCCAGGAAGAACAGAGTGGCGAGAACGAGCGAGGTCATGCGCGGCGACACCCCCTGCCTGCGGAAACCGACGCGCGCGAGTCTATCGCGCGCGCCCGTCCGGTGGCGAGAGGTTTCGGCGAGGGGGCGCCGGGGCAGGCTCAGCCCCGCAGCGTCGCCCCCGTGGCCTTGGTGACCTTCTGCACGGCCGCCTGGATGACCGCGTCGATCTCCGCGTCCGTCAGGGTCTTGTCGCGTGGCTGCAGCGTCACCTCGATGGCGACCGACTTCCGGCCTTGCCCAAGCGATGCCCCCTCGAACACGTCGAAGACGCGCACGTCCGAGATGAGCTTCTTGTCCGCACCGCGGGCGGCCTTGACGATGGTCTCCGCCTCGACGCCCGTGTCCACGACGAAGGCGAGGTCGCGGGAGACCGCCTGCAGGTCTGATGCGTCGAGCGCGGGGCGCGCTGTGCCGCTGCGGCCCTTGGGCGCGGGAATGGCGTCGAACACAAGCTCGAATCCGACGAGTGGACCCTTCACGTCCATGGCGTCGAGCACGCGCGGGTGGATCTCGCCGAACCAGGCAAGCTGCACCTTGGGGCCAAGCTGGATGGTGCCCGACCGGCCCGGATGGAACCACGCTGGCGCGCCGGCCACGACCTGTGCGCTGGCCGCGGGACCCCCGGCGGCGGCGAGGGCTGCAAGCGCATCGGCCTTCGCGTCATAGGCGTCGACCGGGCGGGCGGGACCCGCCCAGTTGCGCGGGATCGCATGGCCGCGGCGGATGCCCGCGGCGCGCGTGGTCTGATCTTCCGGTGCGTCGCCCGCATAGGCGGCGCCGACCTCGAACAGGGCGACGTCGGCAAAGCCGCGCGCGACGTTGCGCGCCGCCGCCGCGATCAGGTTCGCCAGCAGCGAGGGCCGCATGTCCGAAAGCTCCGAGGAGATCGGGTTGGCGAGCCGCAGGCTCTCCTGCCCGCCGCCGAACAGTTCCGCATGGGCGCGCGGCAGGAAGGACCAGGTCGCCGCCTCGTTCATGCCGCGAGAGGCGAGCGCGCGCCGCGCCGCGAACTGGCGGCGCTGCATGAGCGTCAGTACGGGCCGCGCGATGGCGTCCGGCCGGTCCATGGGGGCGGGCGGCACGTTGTTCAGGCCATGGATGCGGACGATCTCCTCCACGAGGTCCGCCTCCCCGTCGACGTCGGGGCGCCAGGAGGGCACGCTCGCCACGATCTCCTCGTCCGTGCCCGCGATGCCGAAGCCCAGCGCGCGCAGGATGCGCAATTGCTCGTCCACCGGCACGTCCACGCCGCCCAGCGTGCGTACGCGGTCCATGCGCAGCCGGTAGGAGGCGTTGCGCAGGGGCGGCGCACCGGCGACCACGAGGTGCGAGGCCTCGCCGCCGCAAAGATCGAGGATCATGGCGGTCGCGATCTCGGCCCCGGTCTCGGTGAAGACGGGGTCGATGCCGCGCTCGAACCGGTAGCGGGCGTCGGATTCGATGCCGAGCTTGCGGCCCGTCGTCGCCGTGCGGATGGGGTCGAAATAGGCGGCCTCGACGAAGACGTTGACCGTCTCCTCCGTGCAGCCCGACACCTCGCCGCCCATGATGCCGGCAATGCCCTCAGGCCCCGCGTCGTCGGCGATCACGGTCATCGTGTCGTCGAGCGTGTAGACCTTGCCGTCCAGCGCCTCGATCGTCTCGCCATTGACCGCGAGACGGGCGTGGATCGTGCCCTTGACCTTGTCGGCGTCGAAGACGTGCAGGGGCCGTCCATAGGCAAAGGTGATGAAGTTGGTGATGTCCACGAGCGCCGAGATCGGGCGCAGGCCGATGGCGCGCAGGCGGCGTTGCAGCCACGCGGGCGAGGGGCCGTTCTTCACGCCGCGGATGTAGCGCCCGACGAACAGGGGGCAGGCGCTCGCGCTCTCGGCGGGGAAGCGCAGCTCGACGCCGATGGGGCTGTCGAAATGGCCCGCCACGCGCTCGACGGGCAGCGGCTTCAGCGTGCCGAGACCGCGCGCGGCCAGGTCGCGCGCCACACCGCGCACGCCCAGCGCGTCGGGCCGGTTCGGCGTGATCGCGATGTCGAACACGGGATCGTCGAGGCCCAGCGCCGCCGCCGCCGGCGTGCCGACGGGAATGTCCTCGCGGAAGTCGATGATGCCGTCGTGGTCCTCGCTGATCTCCAGCTCCCGCTCCGAGCAGAGCATGCCGTTCGACTCCACGCCGCGGATCACGCCGGGCTTGAGGTCGAGGCCGGTGCCCGGAATGTGCGTGCCGGGGGGCGCGAAGACGCCGACGAGGCCGGTGCGCGCGTTCGGCGCGCCGCACACGACCTGCACGAGGCCGTCCTTCGTCTCCACGTCGCAGACGCGCAGCCGGTCGGCGTCGGGGTGGGGGCGCGCTTCGCGCACGCGGGCGACGGTGAAGGCCGCGAGCGTGCGTGCGGGATCGTCCACGCCCTCGACCTCCAGCCCGATCTCGTTCAGGGCGGCGACGATCTCGTCCACGCTCGCATCGGTGTCGAGATGCTCTTTCAGCCAGGAGAGGGTGAATTTCATCGGATGCTCGCTCGATTCTGGGCGCGGATGACGAAGGCGCTGGTGCCGGCCGGGACGCTCACGACAGGCCCCCGGTCAGCGTGGGCACGTCCAGCGACCGGAAGCCATAGTGGCGCAGCCAGCGCAGGTCGCTCTCGAAGAAGGCGCGCAGGTCGGGGATGCCGTACTTCAGCATGGCGATGCGGTCGATGCCCATGCCGAAGGCGAAGCCCTGGTAACGCTCGGGATCGACATTGCACGCGCGCAGCACGTTCGGATGCACCATGCCGGAGCCGAGGATCTCCAGCCAGCCGTCGCCCTCGCCGATCTTCACCTGCCCGTCGACCCAGGAACAGCCGACGTCCACCTCCATCGATGGCTCGGTGAAGGGGAAGTGCGAGGCCCGGAAGCGCATCTTGACCTTGTCGACCTCGAAGAACGCCTTGCAGAACTCCTCCAGCACCCATTTCAGGTGGCCGAGGTGCGTGGTCTCGTCGATCACCAGCCCCTCGACCTGGTGGAACATGGGCGTGTGGGTCTGGTCGCTGTCGCAGCGGAAGGTGCGGCCCGGCGCGATGATGCGGATGGGCGGCGTGCTTTCCAGCATGGTGCGGATTTGTACCGGGCTCGTATGCGTGCGCAGCACCATGCGGGAGCCGTCTGCCCTCTCGTTGAAGTAGAAGGTGTCGTGCTCCTGCCGGGCAGGATGCTCCTCGGGGATGTTGAGCGCGGTGAAATTGTGGAAGTCCGTCTCGATGTGCGGGCCTTCCGCGACCGAAAAGCCGAGGTCGCCGAAGATCGCGATCACCTCCTCCGTCACCTGGCTGACCGGGTGGATGGTGCCGGCGAACTCGGGCCGGACGGGCAGGGTGACGTCGATCGTCTCGGTGGCGAGGCGGGCGGCCAGCGCCTCTTCCCGCAGCGCGGCCTTGCGCGCGGCGATGGCGTCGCCCACGCGGTCCTTCAGGCCGTTGAGCGCGGGGCCCATGACCTGACGTTCGTCGGCGGACATGGCGCCGAGGCCCTTCATCAGCTCCGACACGCGGCCCTTCTTGCCGAGCGCGGCGACGCGCACCTCCTCCAGCGCCTTCTCGTCGCCCGCGGCGCCGATCTGGCCCATGATCTCGGTCTCGAGCGCCGAAATCTCCCCGGTCGTGGTCATGCTGTGGGCTTTCCTTCGATCGTCTGGACGTGTGCCGGGCGGCTGCGGTTCGGCCCGGCCTCAACGCAAACGGCCCCGCGGACGCCTTCGGACGAAGGCGTCGCACGGGACCGGTCGCGGATTACCCTGCGGGCGAGGGGCCAGAAGCCGCCTCAGGCGAGCGCCGTCTTCGCCTTCTCGACGAGGGACGCGAACGCCGCGGGCTCATGCACCGCGAGGTCGGCGAGGACCTTGCGGTCCACTTCGATCCCGGCGACGGACAGCCCGTTGATAAATCGGCCATAGGTCAGGCCGTGCTCGCGCGCCGCGGCGTTGATGCGCTGGATCCAGAGCGCGCGGAAGTTGCGCTTGCGCACCTTCCGGTCGCGGTACTGGTACTGCCAGCCCTTCTCCACCGCCTGGATCGCGGTGCGGAACGTATTCTTGCGGCGGCCGTAGTAGCCCTTGGCTGCCTTGATGACCTTGCGGTGCCGCTGATGGGACGGCACGCCACCTTTCACACGGGACATGGGACGGCCTCCTTACTTGCCGGCGTAGGGCAGGAATTTCTTGAGGATGACGGCGGCGTCGGACTCCGACAGCACCATCGTCCCGCGTGCGTCACGGATGAACTTCGGCGTGCGCTTGATCATTCCGTGCCGTTTTCCGGCCGCCGCGGCGAGCACCTTGCCCGTACCCGTGACCTTGAAGCGCTTCTTCGCGCCCGACTTGGTCTTCATCTTGGGCATTTTTGCCTTGCCTCCAAAACATCGAGAGGTGGAATTTCGGGTCGCCACGGCATGCCCTACAGGCCGGACCACCCCGGTTAGAGGGGCGCTCTATAGGCGATCGGCGCGCGCTTGGCAAGCCGTGCGGCGGTTCTCACGGTGCGGGAAAGAGGGACTGCGTGCGCCCCGTGAGCCGGTAGGCGGCAAGCCCCAGCCATTCGTGCGCCGCAAGGTCGAGCACGCTCAGCCCGTCGGACACGGACGGCATCCAGCCTGTTTCGCCGAGATCGGGGGGCGTGCGGTAGTCGACCGGCCAGGCGACGACCTCCCACCCCGCGGCACGGAAGACGCCGACGGCGCGGGGCATGTGGAAGGCGGAGGTGACGAGCAACCAACGCTCCCCCGGCTGCGGATCCGCGATCTCCCTTGCAAGGACCGCGTTCTCCTGCGTGTTGCGGGAGGCGCGTTCATAGAGCACGCGGTCGGGGGCCAGGCCAAGGCTCGTGAAGAGCGCGCGGGCAGCGTCCGCCTCCTTCTCCTCCGGCACGGGCAGGCCGCCCGCGCCGCCAGCGAAGACGATGCGCGCGTCGGGATAGCGGAGAGCGAGGGCCACGGCTTGCGTCATGCGCTCGGCGGCGTGGTTGAGCGCGGGCTGCCCGCGCCGCACGCTCATCACCGGGTCGACCGCGCCGCCCAGCACGACGATCCCGTCGGGCGGCGGCATGTCCGCGGATGGCGGGGGAAAGCGGCGCTCAAGGGGGGCGAGCAGCCCCTGCGGCAAGGGCGTCAGGCCGGCCAGCAGCGGCACGGCCACGCCAAGCGCAATGAGCAGGTCGGATATGCGGCGGGCCCGCCCCGCGATCAGCAGGGCGAGCCCGGACATCAGAATCAGCAGCGCCAGGTTAGACGGCTGCAGCGCGGCGCCGAGAAGCTTGGAGGCCAGGTAGAACATGCGGCCCCACCTTTCCCGCGGCGGCGGGCGCGCGCCCCGGAACGGGCGTCAGCGCGGCGCCATCACCATGATCATCTGGCGGCCTTCCAGCTTGGGGTGCGCCTCGACCTTGGCGATCTCGTCGACGTCGGCGCGCACCTTCTCCAGAAGCTTCAGGCCGAGGTCCTGGTGCGCCATCTCTCGGCCGCGGAAGCGCAGCGTGACCTTGACCTTGTCGCCTTCCTCGAAGAAGCGCCGCATGGCCCGCATCTTCACGTCATAGTCGTGCGTGTCGATGTTCGGGCGCATCTTGATCTCCTTGATCTCGATGACCTTCTGCTTCTTGCGCGCCTCGTTCGCCTTTTTCTGGGCGATGTATTTGTACTTGCCGTAGTCGAGGATCTTCGCGACCGGCGGCGATGCGTTGGGCGAGATCTCCACGAGGTCCAACCCCGCCTCGATCGCACGGGCAATCGCATCGCGCGTGGAGACCACGCCGACGTTCTCTCCGTTCTCGTCGATCAGACGCACTTCGCGGGTGTCGATCTGATCGTTGACGCGCGGGCCTTCCTGCTTGGGCGGCGGCGCGTTGTGCGGACGACGTGCTATGAACAACCTCCTTCATCTGTCGCGCCGCGGGACCTTTCCCGGGGCGTCGGATGTGCTTCGTGCACCGTATCACGCTTCCCTTACCTTAGATCGGGAGGCGTTGACTCGGTCTTAAGGATAGAAACGAGTTCGTCGAGTGCAAGCGTCTCCTGCTGCTGGCTGCCGAGACGGCGCACGGAAACGGTCCGCTCGGCCGCCTCCTTCTTGCCCACGACGACGATCACCGGGACCTTGGCGTGCGACAGCTCCCGGATCTTGTAGTTGATCTTCTCGTTCCTGAGATCGGTCTCGACGCGCAGGCCCGCCGCCGTCAGCGCGTCCGCCACCTCGCGCGCATAGCCGTCGGCGTCCGACACGATGGTTGCGACGGTCGCCTGCACCGGCGAGAGCCAGAGCGGGAAACGGCCCGCATACTGTTCGATCAGGATGCCGATGAACCGCTCGAACGAGCCCAGGATCGCGCGGTGCAGCATGACCGGGCGGTGCCGCTGGCCGTCCTCCCCGATGTAGCTCGCGTCCAGCCGCTCCGGCAGGACGAAGTCGACCTGCAGCGTGCCGCACTGCCAGTCGCGCCCGATGGCGTCGCGCAGCACGAATTCGAGTTTCGGCCCGTAGAACGCCCCCTCGCCGGGGTTGAGCGTGTAGTCGCAGCCGGCCGCGGCGGTCGCTTCCTTGAGCGCGTTCTCCGCCCGGTCCCACGTCTCGT
This is a stretch of genomic DNA from Futiania mangrovi. It encodes these proteins:
- a CDS encoding NnrU family protein gives rise to the protein MTSLVLATLFFLGIHLASSSPLRTALVARMGEAAWLGLFSLVSVLGLFWMAIAYAQAPVGAPVWDAGVGGRHLSLILVALAFLLLVPGVLGRNPTAVGQAGQLQAVEPATGVLRITRHPVMWGIGLWGIAHLLNNSTPADLVFFGGLTVLAIFGPMAQDAKFRALRREDYARYTAVTSYIPFGAILTGRQKLLRAVSETGPLRILVAGALYFAVLLGHAHLFGVSPLAM
- the pheS gene encoding phenylalanine--tRNA ligase subunit alpha → MTTTGEISALETEIMGQIGAAGDEKALEEVRVAALGKKGRVSELMKGLGAMSADERQVMGPALNGLKDRVGDAIAARKAALREEALAARLATETIDVTLPVRPEFAGTIHPVSQVTEEVIAIFGDLGFSVAEGPHIETDFHNFTALNIPEEHPARQEHDTFYFNERADGSRMVLRTHTSPVQIRTMLESTPPIRIIAPGRTFRCDSDQTHTPMFHQVEGLVIDETTHLGHLKWVLEEFCKAFFEVDKVKMRFRASHFPFTEPSMEVDVGCSWVDGQVKIGEGDGWLEILGSGMVHPNVLRACNVDPERYQGFAFGMGIDRIAMLKYGIPDLRAFFESDLRWLRHYGFRSLDVPTLTGGLS
- a CDS encoding YdcF family protein yields the protein MFYLASKLLGAALQPSNLALLILMSGLALLIAGRARRISDLLIALGVAVPLLAGLTPLPQGLLAPLERRFPPPSADMPPPDGIVVLGGAVDPVMSVRRGQPALNHAAERMTQAVALALRYPDARIVFAGGAGGLPVPEEKEADAARALFTSLGLAPDRVLYERASRNTQENAVLAREIADPQPGERWLLVTSAFHMPRAVGVFRAAGWEVVAWPVDYRTPPDLGETGWMPSVSDGLSVLDLAAHEWLGLAAYRLTGRTQSLFPAP
- the lepA gene encoding translation elongation factor 4; protein product: MTDLDRIRNFSIVAHIDHGKSTLADRLIHKCGGLADREMKEQVLDSMDIERERGITIKAQTVRLLYDAKDGKQYTLNLIDTPGHVDFAYEVSRSLAACEGSLLVVDASQGVEAQTLANVYAAIEQNHEIVPVLNKIDLPAAEPDRVRAQIEDVIGLDASDAVMISAKTGLGIEDVLEAIVTRLPAPKGDRKAPLKALLVDSWYDAYLGVIVLVRVVDGVLKKGMKVRMMATGAAHPVDRVGVFTPKGLMVDELGPGEIGFITAAIKEVADTNVGDTITDDRVPADKPLPGFKPAQPVVFCGLFPIDASDFEHLRDSLAKLRLNDASFEYEMETSAALGFGFRCGFLGLLHLEIVRERLEREFNLDLITTAPSVVYHLHLTDGTVKELHNPADMPDPVYVDSISEPWIKATILVPDEFLGAVLKLCEDRRGVQLDLTYAGSRAMVVYKLPLNEVVFDFYDRLKSVTRGYASFDYQLESYEEGDLVKMSILVNAEPVDALATIVHRQRAEARGRQMCEKLKDLIPQHMFQIPVQAALGGRIIARETIRALRKDVTAKCYGGDVTRKRKLLEKQKEGKKRMRQFGRVDIPQEAFIAALKSDV
- the pheT gene encoding phenylalanine--tRNA ligase subunit beta, producing the protein MKFTLSWLKEHLDTDASVDEIVAALNEIGLEVEGVDDPARTLAAFTVARVREARPHPDADRLRVCDVETKDGLVQVVCGAPNARTGLVGVFAPPGTHIPGTGLDLKPGVIRGVESNGMLCSERELEISEDHDGIIDFREDIPVGTPAAAALGLDDPVFDIAITPNRPDALGVRGVARDLAARGLGTLKPLPVERVAGHFDSPIGVELRFPAESASACPLFVGRYIRGVKNGPSPAWLQRRLRAIGLRPISALVDITNFITFAYGRPLHVFDADKVKGTIHARLAVNGETIEALDGKVYTLDDTMTVIADDAGPEGIAGIMGGEVSGCTEETVNVFVEAAYFDPIRTATTGRKLGIESDARYRFERGIDPVFTETGAEIATAMILDLCGGEASHLVVAGAPPLRNASYRLRMDRVRTLGGVDVPVDEQLRILRALGFGIAGTDEEIVASVPSWRPDVDGEADLVEEIVRIHGLNNVPPAPMDRPDAIARPVLTLMQRRQFAARRALASRGMNEAATWSFLPRAHAELFGGGQESLRLANPISSELSDMRPSLLANLIAAAARNVARGFADVALFEVGAAYAGDAPEDQTTRAAGIRRGHAIPRNWAGPARPVDAYDAKADALAALAAAGGPAASAQVVAGAPAWFHPGRSGTIQLGPKVQLAWFGEIHPRVLDAMDVKGPLVGFELVFDAIPAPKGRSGTARPALDASDLQAVSRDLAFVVDTGVEAETIVKAARGADKKLISDVRVFDVFEGASLGQGRKSVAIEVTLQPRDKTLTDAEIDAVIQAAVQKVTKATGATLRG
- the rpmI gene encoding 50S ribosomal protein L35, translating into MPKMKTKSGAKKRFKVTGTGKVLAAAAGKRHGMIKRTPKFIRDARGTMVLSESDAAVILKKFLPYAGK
- the infC gene encoding translation initiation factor IF-3; the encoded protein is MFIARRPHNAPPPKQEGPRVNDQIDTREVRLIDENGENVGVVSTRDAIARAIEAGLDLVEISPNASPPVAKILDYGKYKYIAQKKANEARKKQKVIEIKEIKMRPNIDTHDYDVKMRAMRRFFEEGDKVKVTLRFRGREMAHQDLGLKLLEKVRADVDEIAKVEAHPKLEGRQMIMVMAPR
- a CDS encoding TRAP transporter substrate-binding protein, whose translation is MSDTTSTSPLSTVSRRGALALGLGAGAATFAAPAIVRAQEAKTWRMVMAWPKGTPGVGVNGERLAAMITEMSGGRLNVEVYGAGEMVPPFEVFDAVSGGTAELGHGTPYYWQGKNPVFHYFTGVPFGLTAQEHQGWLRFGGGQALWDEAYAPFGVLPFYAGSSGPQAGGWFRKPIESLDDMQGLKMRIAGLGGEVMRRIGVNTVLMPPGEIFPAMQSGTVDAAEWVGPWNDRAFGLYRVAKYYYMPAFHELGPALELVVNKAAFEGLSPDLQAIVRAAALASSAEAFADFTYHNVVSLDPLLAEEGVELRKMPADVIGALAAASGEVLAEIAAKNDVATRVHESFLAYRAQADRYAQVADMEALSMRAMALKG
- the rplT gene encoding 50S ribosomal protein L20, producing MSRVKGGVPSHQRHRKVIKAAKGYYGRRKNTFRTAIQAVEKGWQYQYRDRKVRKRNFRALWIQRINAAAREHGLTYGRFINGLSVAGIEVDRKVLADLAVHEPAAFASLVEKAKTALA